ATCATTCAAGCGTATTTATATTATTGAATAATCTTTTATCATTATAAAATATAATAATATGTTATTTAATATATTATTTAGAAAAAATAAATATACAATGAATATTTGGAATGTTGTTTCTATTGGTATAGGATCAATGGTAGGAGCTGGAATATTTGCCCTATTAGGCCAAGCTATTCTTCTTGTTGGAAAAAATGCTTTTATTTCTTTTATTCTTGCAGGAATTATATCTTTACTATCAGGTTATTCATATGCAAAACTTGCATCAAGATACCCATCTTCATCTGGTATTTTAGAGTATTATAATAAAGGATTTTCATCAAAAGTGATTTCAGGAGGATTTTCTCTTTTATACCTGTTTACTCTTGCAATATCTATTTCAATGGTAGCTAAAACTTTTGGTTTATATCTTGCCGTAATGATATCTAATAACTACCAATTATCTATACCAGATAGTTATCTTTCAGACATCTTTTCTACAATCATTATCATTACTATTTTCCTTTTAAACACAAATATTGCTAAAGAAGTTGGAAAAGCTGAAACAACCCTTGTTGGAATCAAAGTAATTATCCTAAGTATATTAGTCATTGCAGGTCTTTCAACTATAGATATTGATATCATTATTAATAAACCATCAAGTTCTTCATTTAGTATAATAGGAAGTGTTGGATTAACATTCTTTGCTTATGCAGGCTTTGGAATGATGACTAATGCTTCAGGAGAAGTAAAAAATCCTAAAAAAACAATTCCTAGAGCTATTTTTATTGCTATCCTTTTTGTCATGTTTCTTTATACTACCTTATGTTTAGTTGTACTTGGTAATATTCCTTTAGAAGAAATAAAAAAACATGCAGATACAGCTATTGCTATTGCTGCACGGCCAGTTTTAGGTAATGCAGGATTCTTTATAATCTCTGTTGTAGCGTTACTTGCTACAGCTTCTGGTATTAATGCAATGATGTTTAGTGGGATAAGGATTGCTAAAGGTATGGCTGAAAAAAAACAACTACCATCTATCTTTTTGAAAAAAACAAAATTTATAGGTAATGGTACAATTGGAATGACATACTCAATCATAGGAATTATTATAATAACAAACATTTTTAACTTGCAATCGATAGCAAATATGGCTAGTATAATATTTTTGTTATGCTATTTAGCTGTATTTATTGCTAACTGGAAGCTTAGGAAAGAAACTCAATCTTTAAAATTGCTTATTGTTATTGGTATTGTTTCAATGTCTGCTATTTTACTTTCATTTATATATACAATTATTCAAACAACACCTATGACTTCTATTCTTCTTTTAATATTTTTAGTCTTTTCTTTCCTTTTAGAGTATTTTTTGATAAAGTATGTTACATAATTGATTAATAAATAGTAACTTATTATAGTTTTTATATATCTTTCTATATAACTTGTAATTTTTTGTTAGCCTAGCTAGATTATTTTGCTTAATAGCTTGAAAAAAACATTTCTTCTTGCATTATATAAATATTTGCGATAGGAACCGTTAAGCAGATTTTATATTATTAAATAATACATTCTTATCGTAAACAATATCAATATGTTAAGATTCTTCTGTATTCAGAGTTTCTGTATCAAGTAGGCTTGTACGTGAGTTTTCTCGTTCTGGCTTTAGCCAGTTTTACCCACCTTAAAACAGTAATAATGGACTCCTATGCGGAAAAAGAAAACTCCCCCTGTTGAAGAAGTTCAAGAAGGCACTACTATGAGCCTTACTGAACTTAAGACTATGAATATGCCAAAGCTAATGGAGCTTGCAGAGGATTATACTATAGAAAATGCAAGTTCTATGAGGAAGCAAGAACTTATCTTTACGCTTCTGCAGGCTTGTGCATCACGTAGCGGTGGCATCTATGGAGATGGTGTATTAGAAATTTTATCGGATGGATATGGTTTTTTACGCTCTCCTCTCTCTAGCTATATGCCTGGTCCTGATGATATTTATGTCTCCCCCTCTCAAATCCGAAGATTTCACCTGAGAAAAGGAGATATTGTATCAGGGCAAATCCGCCCACCAAAAGAAGGAGAACGCTACTTTGCATTACTTAAAGTAAAAGAAATTGGATATGAAGTACCTGATAATGCAAAACATATTGTTC
The sequence above is drawn from the Lawsonia intracellularis PHE/MN1-00 genome and encodes:
- a CDS encoding APC family permease, producing the protein MNIWNVVSIGIGSMVGAGIFALLGQAILLVGKNAFISFILAGIISLLSGYSYAKLASRYPSSSGILEYYNKGFSSKVISGGFSLLYLFTLAISISMVAKTFGLYLAVMISNNYQLSIPDSYLSDIFSTIIIITIFLLNTNIAKEVGKAETTLVGIKVIILSILVIAGLSTIDIDIIINKPSSSSFSIIGSVGLTFFAYAGFGMMTNASGEVKNPKKTIPRAIFIAILFVMFLYTTLCLVVLGNIPLEEIKKHADTAIAIAARPVLGNAGFFIISVVALLATASGINAMMFSGIRIAKGMAEKKQLPSIFLKKTKFIGNGTIGMTYSIIGIIIITNIFNLQSIANMASIIFLLCYLAVFIANWKLRKETQSLKLLIVIGIVSMSAILLSFIYTIIQTTPMTSILLLIFLVFSFLLEYFLIKYVT